From Rhododendron vialii isolate Sample 1 chromosome 7a, ASM3025357v1:
TTCCTAGTATTCACCTGGTTGTTCTATCGAGCAGTGAGGGAGGCTAAGAGTGAACCAGGGCGTGGAGGAGGCCGAGGTGGTGGACGTGGATATGGGCGTGGCCGTGGCCGTGGTGGGGGTGGATTTAACAGAGAGGCAGCCTCTGACAACTCCTTTACCAATAGTGGAATTTCCAGTGCTCAAGTTTCCACTGAAGAGCTAGATACTGGGAGAGCCTCTGAAAGGCGTGGTGGCTATGGTGGGCCACGTGGTTCTTACCGCGGTGGTCGCCGAGGTGCTTTCAGTAATGGAGATGATGCAGGAGATGGGGAACGCCCTCGTCGGGTTTACGAACGCCACAGTGGTACTGGCCGAGGGTAAGATTTTCCTACTTGTTAGTTTCTCTGGATGTATGCTGCATTTTGGTGCCTGTAATAATTCTCCATCTTTATTTAGACATCTTAATGGTTCTGACCTCTGGTGTTCTGAAGTGTGCTATTTATTGTCTATCTTTCGTCACTTTTGCAGAAATGAGTACAAACGCGAAGGAGCTGGTCGAGGGAACTGGGGAACTCCGACTGATGAAATTACTCCGTTAGTATTTCGTTGCCTGCTTCAACTTGCCTGACGATATTAGTCCATTTCTTATTCCTTAAGACATGCTTTAAGTGTGTGTTGCGACTCTTCTAATCATGTTTACCTTGTTCAGGGTGACTGAGGAAGTTGTGAATGATGATGAGAAAAATGTGAGTGCTGAGAAGCCGTCAGGAGAGGAAGATGCAACAGATGTGAACAAGGAGACTCCTGcaaaggaggaggaagaaaaagaaaaagaacctgAGGATAAGGTGAATGTCTTATGTTTCGTATTACATTAGATTGATAATCCCAGAATATGCCTTCTCATTCTAGGTTCTCAAGTTTCATTCACTTGAAGGGAGTTAATAGGAGTAGGCAGATGTTAATAATGGATGAGAAAATATCTTCATATATCTCTTTGGATGCATCTTCTACTCGCCTGAATAGCTTGACCTTTCAGCTTTGGTAATTTGCAGTTTCTTAtttcttcatttcaaagccaaTCACTGTTGCACTCAGAACGTGGATTCCGTTTGAACTACATCCGTGATCAAGAAATTTGTTTTAAGAGCTTCAATTTCAACAAGTTTACTATTCATTAAATCGCTATCATTGTTTTGCTTAATTATCTAGTGGGATATATCGTGGTTTTTGTTCTTGATCTTTAATCACATGTGTTACGTCTTTAGATCGTGGTGTGTCCGTGTCTGTGCTCTACTTAGATGCTGACTCCCATGGAAAGGATATTGGAATGGAAGTAGAGAACAAGACAATAGCGcacagaaaaagagagagaagaaagaaggtAGATGAGAAGGGCTACTAGTGACAATGAGTATAGTGAACTATCTAAGAAGAGAAGCAATGATAAAGACGAAATCATAGAAGGGGGGAAGGGAGGGGGAGATGAAGCTATTCTGATATTCGTCAACTTTAATCTGTTTGAAACTAATATTGTTTGAATCAATGAAAGCTTATATGCGGACCTGATAGAACGCAAAATATGTCTACGTAATTTATCTATAATGAAGCCTGCCTAACCTAGAAAATCCAATACAGTGACTTTTCTTTCACAAGCCTCTAAAAATCCTAGTAATTTGGAACAcagcaaatttttttgtggGACAATATGTGAACTTACATCTTCTTGAATAGGAAATCAGCTTATCCACTTGTGGGGGTTAGGCTGCTTACATTCAACCAGTCTGCAGACCCTCACTTTCACAGGTAAGGCTGCATACATTCAACCTTCCCCAGACCCTGCACTAGTGGGAGCTTCGTGCATTGGGTAGCCCTTAATAACGAAATCAGCTTCATGCAGAAACCTTTTTGTCAGAGCTGTAGCCTAAGTTCCTCGTAAAGATTTTTATCAAATGTGTAACACTTTAGAGTATTGATCGTGATACTTGTACTATCATAATGAGACGGCTTTTTGAAGAGGAAGTTATCTAGTCCTCTAAAGACGCTTCATCtgacagttcaaaaaaaaagacgCTTCATCTGTTTAGTTAGCGCACTGATGGCTCTGTTCTGTATTTCTAAGAATGGCTATGGTATTTGTTCAATGGGAAAAACAATAGGAGATGACACTTGAAGAGTACGAGAAGGTGCTGGAAGAGAAGAGGAAAGCACTGCAGGCCCTTAAGACTGAGGAAAGGAAGGTGGATGTCAAAGAGTTTGCATCCATGCAACAACTCTCAAGCAAGAAGGACAATGACGATGTCTTTGTCAAATTGGTGAAATTCACTGGCACTCTGTAATTTCTGCTTGCTTCTACACTCACGTTTATGATAATTATCGATTGTGTGTGATGCTGTATCTAGGGTTCTGATAAGGATAAGCGAAAAGAGTTTCCCGACAAGGAGGAGAAATCCAAAAAGGTATTCATTTCCAactaggaaaatatttttggtatgtTGTTTTCAGAATGTTGgcttgttaactgatttttaaaattgtttttagcCTGTCAGCATCAATGAGTTCTTAAAGCCTGCTGAAGGGGACCGGTACTTCAATCGTGGCAGGGGGCGTGGACGTGGTCCGAGAGGAGGTTATGGTGGAGGAGATACCAGTATACCAATGAGCAGGAATGTGGCAGCCCCAAAAATTGAAGATCCTGGGCAGTTCCCTACCTTAGGTGCCAAGTGAGGCAATCATGTGCCTTGCCATCAAATCCGTACTGTCTTGTTTTCCTTGCTGACTCTTCTCAAGTTCCTGGAATTTAATTTGGCTATACAATAATGGAGGTTCTTGTATCAATGCTTATGCCTTTTAAGATGTAAATTCAGGTGTTTCTTCATGTGTTCCCATTGTAGCTTCATCCCATACTGGAATCTGTggtctttctttttgaaatttttggggcACATGAGAGATCAATTTATGGCTTGGAAGTTTTTGCTCAGTTTTGTTTCAAGCTCTTTCTGATAGGCATCCTGTAGACATTCCAATCTGGGCTTTCAGATTAGTTTATTTGCGCTTTCTAATTTCCTAATGATGAAATGGAACAAGAACACCTCGAGAATGAtaagtgcttgagctttgagtgtttgaaaaacctgTGAACCTAACCTAATTTGAGCCacttcaaaaggccaaaaaccctactgacgcACGCTGCTCTTAGATCCTTGCGCGACGGTCAAACTGTCAGGTGGTGGTTAACAGTCAAATTTTGACCGTTGAtcatcgcgcgccagggcgcacccttGCGCGATAGATTGACTTCATCACGCGTCGGACTAAACTGCTaccaacttttcttgaggagGAAATCTGGCCACGAATGCAccttcagccagcctcgtggactgactGAACTCTTCTTTTTGCAGCCCATACCTACCTCATCTCTCTTTATAAATACCTCCATGGTTCATTCATTAAAAGGGTTACAATTTTGAAATGTTACAAAGTTCCAAACTCAAGCCATCTTGTTTCCTTGCTTCTATCATTTATACGCcctcaagaacatagcttgttcttttttcaaacaacctcaaagctcaaatactctttcaaaactcaaaaactaaaggtatagcttacctttgttctgttttttgttcaaattcctgaggggggctagcagggccaaggctggtaatcaatacctgTCCTGGTCTTAAAGCTGACatggtttcaaaaaccgtcatggtggGAACCAGCACGCGAcggtcccactctcgcgcgcgacacttTGTGGTTGCGCTCGCacgaccgcgtggggattggtgtcctaccgttttttgctttatttcatatagatcactgttaagcatgataataatcagtttactgctttccttagtataaactgctagtcttagttcaatatgagtttctgttGTTATGGAGTACCCCTGAGATCATTCTAGACCTGTCCCATAACCCAAAAACATgcaaaccaagcactggtttggttgcgccagggcgcgacAATCGCGCGCCAGAttggctccatcgcgcgccggAGCGCACCGTCGCGCACCAGAGTGAGACAAGCGCGCGATAGTCTGCCTTTGACTAGTGAGTGACCTTGCACTGGTAGCTCAaccttaggccattattttgtccccacactattttatggggtgttttattagtttgtagggctttttagcctttaaacattGCTTAGAATTGTATATTATGTTGCTTAtcaactgtttggtttgtcctgggtgtgcactggtccttccagagcccagagggtttgagaataagagctgtggatttgagctcactggcgcgCGTCTTGGAGTTGCGCGCGCAGTAGTaaacaacatgcagtgacttgttcagtgcatgctggtttcttcttgCGCacatcactccaaaacaggggctttTCAGTTtatttaaactcccacagcagtctgttttcatcctatactaactgcccATCCATGCCATCTATCACATTTTGCAAATTGTTACGGTTTtgatccccgattaactgtttccccgccctaatcggctaaaaattaattaatcaaaaagaatcacaaacatttttcgcaaatgcctgaATAGAAACCGATCTCCAGATTaggcaagaggggtgccttaaaattcttcccctctcgtaacctggcacccgaacccagatatggttatgatggactggtgccttcacctttttcaaatcaaacagcacaGCGAtggtttcaagttcggttccatgggtgtcagaccttcaaatCCAAGTGGCGattctgaattgagcgctcgtctgccaaaaaaaaGCGCGCTCGTCGATCCGCCCTATTTTTCcaggcacgctgcccacacatCCGCTGATGCAATAATATCGCGCACATAGGATTGTTGAAGATCTAGGCAAGAGAGCCTTGTTTCTCCGACTTTTCTCAAGGTGCTGCTTGTGCATCACTCACGATTGAGATAGAACAATTCCTTGATTTACAAGAACATGAGAGGGAGGAGTTGTGCtactgcggatcaaaaaaaaaagaagagttgtGCCGCTGATATCTTGCTGGCAGTACTTTCAGTCACAGTGTAGAACTAAAGAAGAATGCTTCAGCTGAACGCAAAGTCAACAAGGAATGCAGTCTCATGCTCTAGGAATTTGGAACCTTGTGGTAAGATGCCAATGACGCCCTTTCAAAATTTGCCAGACACAACACAAAAGTCAGCAAAAAGAAACCGTTTTGCTGTGGATAAAGAAACCGTTAATTACGATCTTCATTTGTACACGGTCTCATAATCGATGACTTAAAGAAAAGAATCAGAACACATTTCCAAAGCACTGAGGAAAAAGCAAATCTAAACAAGGGTGAGTTGGAGAATGCTTTTCCTTCAAATAAAGTGAAAGGATATAATTTTACATGCTATGGGGCAGCCAACAAGAAAGTAGCAAGGGAAAGTACTCCTTAAGAGCAGCAGCCACTGCTCTGTGCAACAGGCTGCCCGCGGATATTCACTGTTGCAGGCTTGGCATTGGTCGTAGCTGGTTGACTTGCCATCCTGTATTgtgaaggggaaaaaacaaaatattaagcTTTCAATATGACCACCCAATAAGCAATGTCATATAACCACAGGCCACATCAATGGACAACATGATTACTCTTTTGATtgtattacaaaaacaaagagatTGTTTACGTGCTACCGACCTAGTTTTTATTGCAGCAGCCATAGCCATGAAAGCCTGCTCCACGTTAGTAGCATCTTTTGCACTAGTCTCCAAGAACGGTAAGCCCATTTCATCGGCTAATGCCTACAAGAGATTAAATAAACGGATAATTCTCTAATCTGCCTAACTATGCTACATTTCACAGGTATTCTTAATAGCAACTCCTTGTAATCTTACCTTGCCTGTTTCATAAGACACGACTTTTTTTGAAGTCAGATCACACTTGTTCCCAACTAGAAGTTTGTTGACACTGTCACTTGCATACCGATCAATCTCATTAAGCCACTGCTTGACATTATTGAAACTCTCTTGATCTGTAACGTCATAAACCACCTACAGGAGAATCCAACGCAAGGAGAAATTAGTATCAGAGAGCAAAAAGCTTGTGCGGATtaaccggggggggggggggggggggcggcgggGGGGGGGCGCGGGGGACGAAAGCTGAAAACTCACTATTATTCCATGGGCTCCACGGTAGTAGCTGCTAGTGATTGTCCTAAAACGCTCTTGCCCTGCAGTGTCCCACTGTACATGTAATTGAAGGAGCACACTCAGCACTTCTTAACACAGGAGGGATAATATGGTATCCGCAAAAAAAGGTGCATTCAATTCCAAATTCACGAAAAATGGGATTACGAATTATCAGAACCCCATTATGTCGGATATAGCTATGTTCCGAATGAATTTTCTAAAAAAGGGTTAAAATGAAGCCAATCATCCAAAAGAATATGGAGCTTAAAGACTGCTCATTTTCCTTTCAGTGTGGAAGATAAGGGGCAATGCCATCCAGAGACTAGAAGAACCCATGTCACTGAACAAATATTTAGAGATTATCAGACAACAATAGAAAATCAATTGACAGCTTACAATTTGAAGTTTGATAGTCTTCCCATCTTGCTCCACGGTGCGTATTTTCTACAGGATATCATGACAGAAGATTAGCAAAATTAGATATGCCAAAAGAAAGCTAAATTCTTACCTGTACGCTCCAATTTACTCACAAAATCAACTCCAATGGTGCTTATGTAACTCTCCAAATAAGAATCATCCTACACACAGGGAATGAACAAAGAAATCATCAAGCAAGAGTATTAACTATCTAACAATACAGCACCATCGTAATGCATGTAACTACAAATTGAAATGATAACTAAAACAACTTTCCACAATGAACACAGAAAGCCAAGCTACATGGATATGCATCCTGAACGTAGATATCATAACCTTGCTTTCAACTTCAGTAATAAGTGATAACCCATATCATCAACAAAACCAACTTTTATCAGGAACAGTTCGCTGCAAATATTTTCCTTAGACCACTATTTGACAAAAGGAAGTTAGCTCAAAGCATGGAATTGAAAAGTAACATTGTTACACCAGACTTTTACTTCATCTGGTAGGGTAGTTACGTTGCCTGAT
This genomic window contains:
- the LOC131331806 gene encoding RGG repeats nuclear RNA binding protein A-like, which gives rise to MATGNPFDLLGDDDNDDPSHLIAVQQQIVASKKAQAPTQAQAQAQPPKPAAKLPSKPLPPAQAVREAKSEPGRGGGRGGGRGYGRGRGRGGGGFNREAASDNSFTNSGISSAQVSTEELDTGRASERRGGYGGPRGSYRGGRRGAFSNGDDAGDGERPRRVYERHSGTGRGNEYKREGAGRGNWGTPTDEITPVTEEVVNDDEKNVSAEKPSGEEDATDVNKETPAKEEEEKEKEPEDKEMTLEEYEKVLEEKRKALQALKTEERKVDVKEFASMQQLSSKKDNDDVFVKLGSDKDKRKEFPDKEEKSKKPVSINEFLKPAEGDRYFNRGRGRGRGPRGGYGGGDTSIPMSRNVAAPKIEDPGQFPTLGAK
- the LOC131331812 gene encoding ras-related protein RIC1 → MNPDYDYLFKLLLIGDSGVGKSCLLLRFADDSYLESYISTIGVDFKIRTVEQDGKTIKLQIWDTAGQERFRTITSSYYRGAHGIIVVYDVTDQESFNNVKQWLNEIDRYASDSVNKLLVGNKCDLTSKKVVSYETGKALADEMGLPFLETSAKDATNVEQAFMAMAAAIKTRMASQPATTNAKPATVNIRGQPVAQSSGCCS